The segment ACTTCCCCCTTACTGTGTTGTGAGTAGCTCTGTGTTGCACCTGGTAGGGGTTTCTGAGTTCTGCTCTTGATGTAGCACAGCCACACCTGAGTTCAGCATGTAGGAGGAGGAAGGATTTCTCACCTGCCATGGGAAAGTAACATGTTACAGAACCAGTTGTCTTAATAACAGCTATAATAAGTGCATCGCTATCTGTATtctcagcaacagcagaagaaacacattGCAAACAAGCAATGGAATAATTGCATCGCACTGttatttacttattttgcatttgctaaATATTCTCCTTCACTGCGTGTGCAGTCTGAGTGTATAGCAAGGCCCCAGGGTCCTGGAAAACCAATTTACCTTTCAGATTAATCACCATATTCATGTGAAAAGAACATAACTGGGCTTAGTAAAATTTTTAAGTGGATCAGTATGTATGATATGTATCGTTCAGATGCACCCTCTGGTCTCTCGCTTGTGGATTTTTGTATTTATCCGTATGAAGCCTTAGTGATCTGCTCCTTTCAGGAAGCGTATTATGTGTGGAATGCATTgtacttctgttttgttctcaGAATGAGCTTCCTGAACCAGAACAAGACAATGGTGGCACAACAGAGTCTGTGAAGGAGCAAGAAATGAAGTGGACAGATTTGGCTCTGCAGTATCTCCATGAAAATGTTCCACCCAC is part of the Falco naumanni isolate bFalNau1 chromosome 13, bFalNau1.pat, whole genome shotgun sequence genome and harbors:
- the ANAPC13 gene encoding anaphase-promoting complex subunit 13, whose amino-acid sequence is MDSEVQRDGRILDLIDDAWREDKLPYEDVAIPLNELPEPEQDNGGTTESVKEQEMKWTDLALQYLHENVPPTGN